In the Mya arenaria isolate MELC-2E11 chromosome 11, ASM2691426v1 genome, one interval contains:
- the LOC128209959 gene encoding muscarinic acetylcholine receptor M2-like, producing MSTDMNAQTKELTKFVVLNGTLTNTSSDIDDLAMIESVNQQQFQFQLPAIIYTIILMMIGTPGNAIVLYVYFFKWRKSTSRMFILFLTSLDLVNCITTLPMEIFMMRYSVMLDRPWLCKISRFSTYTMNSSSAALLVAIAVDRYRRICRPHGPQFSAKASKYISICCIALALSLTWPSLLFYGTRSVKLGNVEGKACLLENKFDDSVYPHVYFVVMMASTVVIFTTLSVLYYFVGIQVCRHRRMRLKRKREQTAAQNLVIREPSISKDDTLLQDSDSKEVRNNTTEQSENRNNDTYQTGNLIEHQSHNRIELLSLPVRTSNNDLSVVTLDESTVNSDGRIAVRSTPEVQRKSLCNKERQKHNKNGFTKKKMCLRDSLSKSNGSQCIHIRVRIGRSTLMLFLITLAYIVSFLPFYVIAIFRQTDSTFVSRMDGAGYMAYHLCLRSYLLSSAINPIIYSFCNSQFRIFCFDMMKKQKRLSSRSLL from the coding sequence atgagtACCGacatgaatgcgcaaactaaaGAACTAACCAAGTTTGTGGTTTTGAATGGGACGCTGACAAATACATCGAGTGATATCGACGATTTGGCGATGATTGAATCAGTGAATCAACAACAGTTTCAGTTTCAACTTCCGGCAATAATATACACTATCATATTAATGATGATTGGAACTCCAGGGAATGCCATTGTCTTATATGTGTATTTCTTCAAATGGAGGAAAAGCACGTCACGAATGTTCATCCTATTTCTAACATCACTGGATTTGGTAAATTGCATTACTACTCTCCCAATGGAGATATTTATGATGAGATACTCGGTAATGTTAGACAGACCCTGGCTGTGTAAGATATCTAGATTTTCAACCTACACCATGAATAGCTCATCAGCAGCACTTTTGGTAGCGATTGCTGTTGACAGGTATCGGCGTATTTGTAGACCACACGGTCCACAATTCAGTGCGAAAGCTTCAAAGTACATCAGTATTTGCTGTATTGCGCTCGCATTGTCTTTAACATGGCCATCATTACTATTTTATGGCACGCGTAGTGTCAAATTAGGAAATGTTGAAGGAAAGGCTTGTTTATTGGAGAATAAATTCGATGATTCCGTATATCCCCATGTTTATTTCGTCGTGATGATGGCAAGCACTGTCGTTATATTTACGACATTGTCTGTGTTATATTACTTTGTCGGCATTCAAGTTTGTAGGCATAGAAGAATGAGATTGAAGAGAAAACGGGAACAAACGGCTGCTCAGAACTTAGTGATACGTGAACCAAGCATTAGTAAAGACGACACCTTACTGCAAGATTCAGACTCAAAAGAAGTAAGGAATAACACGACGGAGCAGTCAGAAAATCGAAACAATGACACTTACCAAACAGGAAACTTAATCGAACATCAATCACATAATCGTATAGAGCTATTGTCCTTACCTGTAAGAACATCTAACAACGATCTGTCGGTAGTAACGTTAGATGAAAGTACGGTGAACAGTGATGGTAGAATTGCCGTTAGATCCACTCCAGAGGTGCAACGAAAATCTTTATGTAATAAAGAAagacaaaaacacaataaaaacgGATTTACCAAGAAGAAAATGTGTTTGCGAGACTCTCTTTCTAAATCGAACGGCTCCCAGTGCATTCATATACGTGTCCGAATAGGGCGCTCGACTTTAATGCTGTTTCTCATCACTTTAGCGTATATTGTTAGTTTCTTACCGTTTTATGTAATAGCAATTTTTCGCCAGACTGACAGTACTTTTGTATCACGAATGGACGGCGCTGGCTACATGGCTTATCATTTGTGTCTGAGGTCCTACTTGTTGTCCAGTGCAATTAATCCAATAATATACTCCTTCTGTAATTCTCAATTTAGGATATTCTGTTTTGATATGATGAAGAAACAAAAACGTCTAAGCAGTAGAAGCTTGTTGTAA